The Desulfovibrio sp. TomC genome includes a window with the following:
- a CDS encoding metallophosphoesterase codes for MTLPVRRAGGLLLIPDPHVAATPPMQRLDSYMDDVLAKLAACLDQAAAEDLVPVVLGDLFHWPRENPNVVMVALIELFRDHHPYVLVGNHDKYQARFTADTSLAVLRAAGVCEVLDEPGLFLRLETPTGPAVIGASPDGAAIPLSVDKADGEESVWLTHHNVGFPDFLDKHVKIREIPGLDWLINGHIHRPQPTVAAGCTRWANPGNVTRLKFTRSAVTRVPAAAVWRPGAADLVHWTVPYRPFAEVFPDQEFPPEDSAPAEVQSRFLEGLARLAWKRTREGAGLGEFLRANLNPEHPESAVIWELYREVTDHADAD; via the coding sequence ATGACCCTGCCGGTGCGCCGGGCTGGCGGCCTGCTCCTTATTCCCGATCCCCATGTGGCGGCCACACCGCCCATGCAGCGGCTCGATTCCTACATGGACGACGTGCTGGCCAAGTTGGCTGCCTGTCTGGACCAGGCCGCAGCCGAGGATCTCGTGCCGGTGGTCCTGGGCGATCTGTTCCACTGGCCGCGCGAAAATCCCAACGTGGTCATGGTGGCGCTTATTGAGCTTTTCCGCGACCACCATCCTTACGTGCTGGTCGGCAACCACGACAAATATCAGGCCCGGTTCACGGCCGACACCTCGCTTGCCGTCCTGCGCGCCGCCGGAGTGTGCGAGGTCCTGGACGAGCCCGGGCTCTTTTTGCGCCTGGAGACGCCGACCGGTCCGGCGGTGATCGGCGCGTCCCCGGATGGCGCGGCCATCCCGCTTTCCGTGGACAAGGCAGACGGGGAGGAGAGCGTGTGGCTCACCCACCACAACGTGGGTTTTCCGGACTTTTTGGACAAGCACGTCAAGATCCGGGAGATCCCGGGCCTGGATTGGCTCATTAACGGCCACATCCACCGGCCCCAGCCGACGGTTGCGGCCGGCTGCACCCGTTGGGCCAATCCCGGCAACGTGACCCGGCTCAAATTTACCCGCAGCGCCGTGACGCGCGTGCCGGCCGCGGCCGTCTGGCGGCCCGGGGCAGCGGACCTTGTCCACTGGACCGTGCCGTACCGCCCCTTTGCCGAGGTGTTCCCGGACCAGGAATTCCCGCCCGAAGACAGCGCCCCGGCCGAGGTCCAGTCGCGCTTTCTCGAAGGCCTGGCCCGGCTGGCCTGGAAGCGCACCCGGGAGGGGGCCGGTCTGGGTGAATTTTTGCGCGCCAACCTCAACCCCGAGCACCCGGAGTCTGCCGTCATCTGGGAGCTGTACCGCGAGGTCACCGATCATGCCGATGCCGACTAA
- a CDS encoding ATPase involved in DNA repair-like protein, with protein MPADFFEAAGGQTSQASPDLAALVEERQDLTRRLDRLSGQASAKAEAFIESRRQLLAAEAFLDLAPRAAARLEDLTRELFGEVLDEIETDLTHAVREILGQNRTVVTRREVKNGKLFIEFEMEQDGRTEDIYVGQGGSVCNILSVGLRLVALSQLDPDRHRPFLVLDEQDCWLRPDLVPGFVRLIAAIADRLGIQVLYISHHPVDLFALEARRVFGLRPGRENGPTLTILADRTAGAAGAAELAAPYAEGRTAPGGE; from the coding sequence TTGCCGGCTGATTTTTTTGAAGCTGCAGGTGGTCAAACATCGCAAGCATCGCCGGATCTGGCTGCCCTGGTCGAGGAGCGCCAGGACCTGACGCGCCGCCTGGATCGGCTCTCCGGGCAGGCCTCGGCCAAGGCCGAGGCCTTTATCGAGTCGCGCCGCCAACTCCTGGCTGCCGAGGCCTTTCTCGACCTTGCTCCCCGGGCGGCGGCGCGCCTGGAAGACCTGACCCGGGAACTTTTTGGCGAGGTGCTCGATGAGATCGAAACCGACCTGACCCATGCCGTGCGCGAAATCCTTGGCCAAAACCGTACCGTGGTCACCCGGCGCGAGGTCAAAAACGGCAAGCTCTTCATTGAATTCGAGATGGAGCAGGACGGCAGGACCGAGGACATCTACGTCGGCCAGGGCGGGTCGGTGTGCAACATCCTGTCCGTCGGCCTGCGGCTGGTCGCCCTGTCCCAGCTCGACCCCGACCGGCACAGGCCCTTTCTGGTGCTCGATGAACAAGACTGCTGGCTGCGCCCGGACCTCGTGCCCGGGTTCGTGCGCCTGATTGCCGCCATCGCCGACCGGCTCGGCATTCAGGTGCTTTATATCAGCCACCACCCGGTCGATCTGTTTGCCCTGGAGGCCCGGCGCGTGTTCGGCCTGCGCCCGGGGCGCGAAAACGGCCCGACCCTGACGATCCTGGCCGATCGAACGGCCGGCGCTGCCGGTGCGGCCGAGCTTGCGGCTCCGTACGCCGAGGGCCGGACGGCCCCGGGCGGCGAATAA